One Spinacia oleracea cultivar Varoflay chromosome 4, BTI_SOV_V1, whole genome shotgun sequence DNA segment encodes these proteins:
- the LOC110781853 gene encoding protein CHUP1, chloroplastic, with translation MMMMMINGRRDIKPILVKFGVALALSFAGFLYSRVRIKRIKPSDPSPSPTVSDSDKKVDYDGRLRVKDDPQPEMDSVHAYDKPCIRVRIDNSSMHASPNSRYSGDRDGFLLPEFEQVVKEFNAVNSPKTDGESFTVNKDLPKSLRRVDRDDYEQEIVNLKKRINFLVERERKLEVQLLEYYGLKEQETVMMELQNRLRINNIEAKLFLMKIENLQSENKRLKTQVADYSKVVSELEAAKAKIKLLKRKIRSEAEQNRGQILDLTQRVVNFQEQEHEQEHEASTSISDDHSELQRVTELEAEAEELRKCNENLQQDNADLAQRLESTQILANSLFEDSQKEELHKAMVQLREEKEKFTKEVERLQEDRCGDVEELVYLRWINACLRYELRNYHPPPGKTVARDLSKCLSPTSEQKAKQLILEYANTEDGADKGPPSLMDFDFDHWPSSQPSYLTDSTDYDESSGPSSVHKSHPKKIKFFANLRKLVRGISGHHHHHNQDSRASSMYKSFSVDDLGRRYYEAGHSGSKSHPQSPRFASSSQNSNNSSMEYQPLTSLAEEDENSSRMTDLRSSSSQGGVSYVIGRERTGSSSPLDYTPEEESENRRKSDLAKYAEVFRDSRWIQKHKKSASYSTG, from the exons atgatgatgatgatgataaatGGAAGAAGAGATATAAAACCAATTTTGGTGAAATTTGGTGTGGCTTTAGCACTATCCTTTGCTGGATTCCTCTACTCTCGAGTTCGAATCAAACGGATCAAGCCATCTGATCCCTCTCCTTCTCCTACAGTTTCAG ATTCTGATAAGAAGGTTGATTATGATGGGAGATTAAGGGTTAAGGATGATCCTCAACCCGAAATGGATTCTGTTCATGCATAT GACAAGCCATGTATTAGGGTCCGTATTGATAATTCATCAATGCATGCCTCACCTAACAGTAGATATAGTGGAGATCGAGATGGGTTCTTGTTACCAGAATTTGAACAGGTAGTCAAGGAATTTAATGCAGTAAACTCGCCAAAGACAGATGGGGAGAGTTTTACTGTCAACAAGGACTTACCTAAATCACTTAGAAGAGTAGATAGGGATGACTATGAACAAGAAATTGTAAACCTTAAGAAGAGGATAAACTTCCTtgtagaaagagagagaaagcttgAGGTCCAGTTGCTTGAGTATTATGGCCTTAAGGAACAGGAAACAGTGATGATGGAGCTTCAAAACCGTTTGAGGATCAATAATATTGAGGCTAAGCTTTTCTTGATGAAGATAGAGAATTTGCAGTCAGAAAACAAGAGGCTAAAGACTCAGGTTGCTGATTACTCTAAGGTTGTATCTGAGTTAGAAGCTGCTAAGGCGAAAATCAAACTGCTAAAGAGGAAGATTAGGTCTGAGGCTGAGCAAAATAGAGGACAGATCTTAGACCTTACACAAAGAGTTGTGAATTTCCAAGAGCAAGAGCATGAGCAAGAGCACGAGGCTAGCACTAGTATTTCTGACGATCATTCTGAACTACAAAGAGTAACTGAGTTGGAGGCTGAAGCCGAGGAATTAAGAAAGTGTAACGAGAACTTGCAGCAAGATAATGCTGATTTAGCTCAGAGATTGGAATCCACCCAAATTCTTGCGAATTCCCTTTTTGAAGATTCTCAG AAAGAGGAACTCCACAAAGCTATGGTTCAACTAAGggaagaaaaggagaagttCACAAAGGAAGTTGAGAGGCTTCAAGAAGACAGATGTGGTGATGTGGAGGAACTAGTCTATCTCCGTTGGATAAATGCCTGTTTGCGATACGAATTGAGGAACTACCATCCCCCACCTGGTAAAACAGTTGCCAGGGATTTAAGTAAGTGCTTGAGTCCCACTTCCGAGCAGAAAGCAAAGCAACTAATACTCGAATATGCTAATACTGAAGATGGAGCTGACAAAGGGCCACCTAGCCTCATGGACTTTGATTTTGATCATTGGCCTTCTTCACAACCTTCTTATCTTACAGACAGCACAGATTACGACGAGTCCTCTGGTCCTAGTTCTGTTCACAAATCCCACCCCAAGAAAATTAAGTTCTTTGCTAACCTAAGAAAGTTAGTTAGAGGAATATCTGGTCATCACCACCATCATAATCAAGATAGCCGAGCTTCTTCTATGTATAAATCATTTTCAGTTGATGACTTAGGGAGAAGGTACTATGAAGCAGGACATAGTGGCTCAAAAAGCCACCCCCAAAGTCCAAGATTCGCATCATCTTCTCAAAACTCAAACAATTCGTCAATGGAATATCAACCACTCACAAGCTTGGCTGAAGAAGATGAGAATTCTAGTAGAATGACCGATTTGAGATCATCATCGTCACAGGGTGGAGTGAGTTATGTGATTGGAAGGGAAAGAACTGGAAGTTCTTCTCCCTTAGATTATACACCAGAAGAAGAGTCAGAGAATAGGCGAAAGTCAGATTTGGCAAAGTATGCTGAAGTCTTCAGGGATTCTAGATGGATACAGAAACACAAAAAATCTGCATCATATAGTACTGGATGA
- the LOC110781855 gene encoding uncharacterized protein, with protein sequence MQASGMATFRLLLSQSHHLNRFHSLSPPINCIVFHNRLPQNPQFSRHFKPPLNSRLIHSVNHLLSTESPLMVDNSQSEGTSSNSPASEPIPEQTPRVWSMFGSDLISPRKDDSEGKTVVNRVDSEDVLEGETVENRVDSKDDSEGETVENRVNSVRNYPNSAFTGGFGGKGKKGKSKEHWVCSECGHSELKWWGSCNACKKFGTLKRFLVTENAEGGKVSGFKVSENATRSWLPEQKKGQGGPLRLSDVNLGVDPSEWRIRLYGTFGSEVARVLGGGIVPGSLILVGGDPGVGKSTLVLQIADLIAESPDIPESAPVIYISGEESVEQIGNRADRLSIKAKDLFLYSSTDIEDILKKVQPLSPRAVIIDSIQTVYLQGVSGSPGGMSQVKECTAALLQFSKKTGIPVLLIGHVNKIGEIAGPRVLEHIVDVVLYMEGEKHSCYRLLRSVKNRFGSTDELGVFEMAEPGLRAVSNPSEMFLSEEHSDSEHLAGLAVAVIIDGSRTFVIEVQALCVADSSGMHLNGVQASRADMIISVLKKQAGLKLKDHCVYVNVVSGLSLTETSGDLAVAAAICSSILEIPIPNNVAFIGEIGLGGELRMVPRIEKRVTTLAKLGYKTCIVPKSAEKALAALSFEGLQVVGCKNLKEVIDKVFSDCPS encoded by the exons ATGCAAGCATCAGGCATGGCTACTTTCCGCTTACTTCTCTCTCAATCTCACCATCTCAATAGGTTccattctctctctcctccaataaACTGCATCGTATTCCACAATCGTCTTCCCCAAAACCCTCAATTTTCCCGCCATTTTAAACCTCCATTGAATTCTCGATTAATTCACTCTGTTAACCATCTCTTGTCCACTGAATCTCCTCTTATGGTCGACAATAGTCAAAGCGAAGGGACCTCATCAAATTCCCCAGCTTCTGAACCCATTCCTGAACAAACCCCTAGGGTTTGGTCCATGTTCGGTTCTGACTTAATTAGCCCTAGAAAGGATGATTCTGAAGGAAAAACGGTTGTAAATCGGGTGGATTCGGAAGATGTTCTCGAAGGAGAAACGGTTGAGAATCGAGTGGATTCGAAGGATGATTCTGAAGGAGAAACGGTTGAGAATCGAGTGAATTCGGTACGCAATTACCCGAACAGTGCGTTTACAGGTGGTTTTGGGGGGAAAGGGAAGAAGGGGAAGAGTAAGGAGCATTGGGTGTGTAGTGAATGTGGGCATAGTGAATTGAAGTGGTGGGGGTCCTGTAATGCTTGTAAGAAATTTGGGACTTTGAAGCGGTTCTTAGTGACAGAAAATGCGGAGGGGGGAAAGGTTAGTGGGTTCAAGGTTTCTGAGAATGCGACGAGGTCTTGGTTGCCTGAGCAGAAGAAGGGGCAAGGTGGTCCACTGAGGTTGTCGGATGTGAATCTTGGTGTTGATCCTTCCGAGTGGAGAATTCGATT GTATGGTACATTCGGAAGTGAAGTTGCTAGAGTGCTTGGTGGCGGTATTGTCCCAG GTTCATTGATTCTGGTCGGTGGTGATCCTGGCGTTGGCAAAAGCACCCTGGTATTGCAG ATTGCTGACTTAATAGCAGAAAGTCCTGATATTCCTGAAAGCGCTCCAGTGATTTACATATCCGGTGAAGAG AGTGTTGAGCAAATAGGAAACAGAGCTGATCGGCTGAGCATTAAAGCAAAGGACTTGTTCCTGTATTCAAGCACAGATATTGAG GATATTTTAAAGAAGGTGCAACCTCTTTCCCCACGGGCTGTGATCATTGATTCCATTCAGACTGTATATTTACAAGGAGTGTCAGGAAGTCCTGGAGGAATGTCGCAG GTGAAGGAATGCACGGCTGCATtgcttcaattttcaaagaagACAGGCATCCCTGTTCTACTG ATTGGGCATGTGAACAAGATTGGAGAAATTGCAGGTCCTCGTGTTCTGGAGCACATTGTAGATGTCGTCTTATATATGGAG GGGGAAAAGCATTCATGCTATCGTTTACTTCGTTCTGTGAAAAACCGATTTGGGTCTACCGATGAG CTGGGAGTATTTGAAATGGCAGAACCAGGGTTGCGAGCTGTTTCAAATCCTAGTGAAATGTTCTTGAGTGAGGAGCATTCGGACTCAGAGCATTTAGCTGGACTCGCTGTTGCTGTAATCATTGATGGCTCTCGAACTTTTGTTATTGAAGTTCAG GCTTTATGTGTAGCAGACTCTTCTGGCATGCATCTTAATGGGGTTCAGGCAAGCAGAGCTGATATGATTATTTCG GTTCTTAAGAAGCAAGCGGGACTGAAGCTGAAAGACCAT TGTgtttatgttaatgttgttagTGGATTATCTCTCACCGAAACTTCAGGAGACCTTGCTGTGGCAGCGGCAATTTGCAGCag TATTTTGGAGATTCCTATTCCAAATAATGTAGCATTTATTGGAGAAATTGGCCTTGGTGGTGAACTTCGAATG GTTCCTAGAATAGAGAAAAGGGTTACTACTTTGGCAAAACTTGGATATAAAACATGCATTGTTCCGAAGTCGGCTGAAAAAGCCCTAGCAGCTCTCAGCTTTGAAGGGTTACAAGTAGTGGGATGTAAGAACCTGAAAGAAGTCATTGATAAAGTCTTCAGTGATTGCCCTTCttaa
- the LOC110781854 gene encoding GDSL esterase/lipase APG — protein MGMKLDGVVLVLIFSFVVCSNGQDTKLVPAIITFGDSVVDVGNNDYIPTVFKADYPPYGRDFANHMPTGRFCNGKLATDITADTLGFTTYPAAYLSPQASGKNLLIGANFASAGSGFDEKTALLSHAISLSQQLDYYKEYQGKLTKVAGSSKAKSIIKEALYIVGFGSSDFVQNYYVNPFINKLYSADEYSTYLVGIFSSFIQELYGLGARKIGATSLPPLGCVPATITLFGFHQGGCVSRLNSDAQGFNRKLNAAANKLSKKLPGLNLVIFDIYKPLYDLVQSPSKSGFSEARKGCCGTGTIETTSLLCNPKSVGTCSNATQYVFWDSVHPSEAANQVLADALLVQGIALIG, from the exons atgGGGATGAAATTAGATGGTGTAGTTTTGGTTCTGATATTTTCGTTTGTAGTTTGTAGCAATGGTCAAGATACAAAATTAGTTCCAGCAATAATCACATTTGGTGATTCAGTAGTAGATGTGGGCAACAATGATTATATTCCCACAGTTTTCAAGGCTGATTATCCTCCTTATGGTAGGGATTTTGCTAATCATATGCCTACTGGCAGGTTTTGCAATGGAAAGTTAGCTACTGATATTACTG CTGATACTCTGGGCTTCACAACATATCCAGCAGCATATCTAAGCCCACAAGCATCAGGAAAGAATCTTCTTATTGGAGCCAATTTTGCATCTGCTGGATCAGGCTTTGATGAGAAAACAGCACTCCTCAGT CACGCGATTTCGCTATCGCAACAACTGGATTACTACAAGGAGTACCAAGGTAAGTTAACAAAGGTGGCAGGTAGCAGCAAGGCAAAATCAATTATAAAGGAAGCTCTCTATATAGTTGGATTTGGAAGCAGTGATTTTGTTCAGAATTATTATGTCAACCCTTTCATCAACAAATTATATAGTGCTGATGAATACTCAACCTACCTTGTTGGTATTTTCTCAAGCTTCATTCAG GAACTGTATGGATTAGGAGCAAGAAAGATTGGGGCAACTTCACTTCCCCCATTAGGGTGTGTACCTGCAACCATTACTCTGTTTGGGTTTCATCAGGGTGGCTGTGTTTCAAGGCTCAACTCTGACGCGCAAGGATTCAATAGGAAGCTCAATGCTGCTGCCAATAAGCTGTCTAAGAAGCTCCCTGGCCTTAACCTTGTTATTTTCGACATTTACAAGCCTCTCTATGATTTAGTACAATCTCCCTCCAAATCTG GATTTTCTGAGGCCAGGAAGGGATGCTGTGGGACAGGAACTATAGAGACAACATCGCTTTTATGCAATCCAAAGTCTGTAGGAACATGCAGCAACGCCACTCAGTACGTGTTTTGGGACAGTGTGCATCCTTCTGAAGCTGCAAACCAGGTTCTCGCCGATGCCCTCTTAGTTCAAGGGATCGCACTAATCGGTTAA